The Desulfovibrio fairfieldensis sequence ACATCCGCAGCCGCCGCCCCCTGCGCGAAGCCAGCATCACGGTCAGCGACGTGGAAGGGGATCCGGGCTGGTACCGGGTGAGCATGAGCATCCGTCCGCACTTCAAGTACATGGGCGCGTATTTCACGCTGTCTCTGGTCGGCAAACTGGAAAAGGACTGAGCCATGGCCGGGAGCCTGTTTGACCGTCTGACGCGCGGCGATGAGGGCGCACGCATGAGCGAGGACGAATCCATTCGTCTGCACCTCCTGCGTCTTCTCACCGCGCGGCAGGGCTCCGTGCAGGCCCTGCCGGACTACGGGCTCCCGGACCTCAACGACCTGACTCTCTCCCGCGCGGAACTGATTCTCGAAACCTGCCGCGCCGTCAAAAAATGCATTCAACGCTATGAGCCCCGCCTGACCGACGTGGAAGTCAGCCATCAGGCCCTGCCCGAATCGCTCTTTGCCATGGGTTTCCGCATCGCGGCGCTCAAGGTGGGCTCCGACGGCACCACCGTGCCCTGGCAATGGAGCATCTCCCTGAACGGCGACAAAGTGCGGGGCGGCGTATGAGCTTCAACGTCTACTATCAGGACGAGCTGCTGGCCCTGCGCACTCTGGGCAAGGAATTCGCGCAGCGCAACCCGGCGCTGGCCCCCTTTCTGGACACGCCGGGGCGCGATCCCGACGTGGAGCGCATTCTGGAAGGCTTTTCCTTTCTCACGGGCCGCTTGCGCCAGAAACTGGACGACGAGCTGCCGGAGATCACCCACTCCCTGTTCAATCTGCTCTGGCCCAACTATTTGCGGCCCATCCCGGCGGCTTCGGTCATCCGCTACATGCCCGGCGACAATATCTCCGGCGCGGTGACCATCCCCAAGGGCACGGAAGTGGAATCCGTGGAAACACGGGGGCTGCGCTGCCGCTTCCGCACAGTCTACGACACCGAAATTCTGCCGTTGCGCATTGTGGACCAGAGCGTGCGCGAGCGCGACGGCATGGCCAGCCTGGTGCTGCGCATCGCCGCGCAGGGCGCGTCCCTGGAAAATCTGCCGCTCAAACGGCTGCGCTTTTTCATCAGCGGCGAACCGGCCATCGCCCACACCATTTATTTTTCCATGGTCGCGCGCACCAGGGAAGTGCGGGTGGTGCTGCACGACGCCAAGCTGGAGGAGCATACCGCCGCCGTTCTGCCCGCGAGGGAATCCATCCGCGCCGTGGGCTTCCGGGAAGACGAGGGCATGTACCCCTACCCGGCCAATACTTTCCCCGGCTATCGCATCCTTCAGGAATATTTCTGTTTTCCCGAAAAATTTCTCTTTGTGGAAGTTTCCGGCCTGGAGCGCGGCCTGAACGGCGACAGGCTCAAAACCGTTCCGGGCGCGCAGGAGTTCGAGCTGCATTTCGTGCTGGACCAATTGCCGGAGCAGTATGAGTCCTTCAGGGCGGACAACTGGCATCTCTTCTGCACGCCGGTGGTCAATCTCTTCAGCATGGACGCCTCGCCCCTGACCCTGGACCAGCGCCAAAGCGAATACCGCGTGGTGCCCGACCCCCGCCGTCCTTATCACTATGCCGTGTACAGCGTGGACAGCGTGGGCACCTGGGGCCATGACGACAGGCACAGCCGCCGCTATCTCTCCTTTGAGTCCTTTGAGCACGACACAGGCGAATCCGGCGACCACGCCTACTACCGTCTGCGGCTGCGTCCCTCGCACCACGACGAATGCCCGGAAACCTACATTTCCATCGTGCACACGGCCGACAGCGCGGCCCTGCCCCAGGGCGAGACCATTTCCCTGGAGCTGACCTGCACCAACCGCCTTTTGCCCCACGAGCTGCGCATGGGCGACATCCGCGTCCATGCCGACAATACGCCGGACGCCGTCCGTTTTGCCAACATTACGCCAGTGGTGCCCTCGTTCAGTCCTCCCCTGGAAGGGGACATCCTCTGGCGGCTTTTATCCAACATGTCGCTGAACTACGTCTCTCTCACCGACGTGTCCGCCCTGCGCGCCGTGCTGGCGGCCTATGACTTCCGCGCCCGCCATGACCGCCCGCGCGCCCGCATGCTGGAAAAAACCCTCAAGGGCATGCTGCGCATCCACTGCTCCGAATCGGACCGCATCTACGGCGGCCTGCCGGTGCGCGGCGCGCGGACCCGCCTGGTGCTGGACCAGCGCGCCTTCTGCGCCGAGGGGGCCATGTATCTTTTCGGCTCGGTGCTCAATGAGTTTTTCGCGCTCTACGCCACGGTAAACAGCTTCCATCAGCTGACCATCGAGGAGGCTTCGCGCGGCGAGGAATACCGCTGGCCGGCGCGGCTCGGGAGAATCAGCCTATGACCTCCGCCGTGCCCGCAGCTCCGGTTCTGGAAGACCTCACGGCCCGGCCCGGGGCCTATGCTTTCGCCCAGGCCGTGCGCATCGTGGCGCGCGGCATGCGCGCGGGAGGTCACGAACCGGGGCCGGATTCCTTCCGCTTCCGGGTCAATCCGGAGCTTTCCTTTCCGCCCGGCGACATCGCAGCCCTGGCCCTGAAAGCAGGGGAAAGGGAAGACGGGCCGCCCACGGCGGAGATGGTGCTCAATCTCATGGGCCTGCACGGCGCGGCTTCGCCCCTGCCCGCCTACTTCACCGAGCATGTGGCCCAGCATCAGGACGAAAACGAGGCCCTGCGGGACTTTTTTGATATTTTCCACCAGCGCCTCATCGATCTCCTCTATGAGACCTGGCACAAGTACCGCTACTACGCCCAGTACCAGTCCGGAGCCACGGACAGGCTCTCCAGCCGCTTCTTCGGGCTCATCGGGCTGGGGCATGCCGACCTGCGCCGGGCCAAAAGCCTGAACTGGCCCCGGCTCATGGCCTATATGGGGCTCATCGCCTTTAACGGCGAATCAGCCGGGTCGCTGGAAAGCATTCTGCGCCACTATTTCCGCCACGAGCACATCGCCATCGTGCCCTGCATCCGACGCTGGGTGGCCGTGCCCGAAGACCAGCAAACCCGCTTGGGCGCGGCCAACGACTGCCTGAATCTGGACTTCATCCTCGGCAGCGAGGTGCCGGACCAGACGGGCAAATTCCGCATCCGGGTGACGGATCTCACCTGGGAGCGCTTCAACGATTTTCTGCCCTGCGGCAAGGATTTCACCGCCTTGCAGACCCTGGTCAAATTCGTGCTGCGCTCCCGCCTGGACTTTGACCTGGAACTCCGCCTGCTGCCCGATGAAATCAGGCCCTGGCGGCTGGAAGAGCACAACCAGTGCCGCCTGGGCTGGTCCGTATGGGCCGGGGAAGGCGGCAACGGCGTCGTGACGCTTGAAACCGATCACAGGGAGTTGTGAGCCATGTCCACCGTCAGTCTCGCCGCCCTGTTTGAAGCTCTGGACATCCCCTGCCGGGAGGCCCTGGAGCAGGCCGCCGTCAATTGCGCCGCGCGCGGCGGTTATGAAATCACCATTGACGATTATATGGAATGCCTGCTGCCGCTGGACGATATGCGGGACATTCTGGCCCAGTTTGAGCGCAATGCCGAAGTCCTGCGCGAAATTCTGGCCAAAAACCGCCCGCCCGCGGGCCGCCACACGGGCCGCCCGTCCTTTTCCCCCCTGCTCTACCACTTGTTGCAGGAAGCCTATCTGCTGACCACCCTTGAGCTGCGGCAGGAGAGCATCAACACGGGCGCGCTGGTGCTGGCCCTGCTGCGCAATCCCGTGCGTTACGGCGCGTTGCCCTTTTACAGGGAGCTCAAGGAAATATCCGCCGACGCCCTGCTCCGCCAGCTGGAAGGCCTGAACGAAGAGCGGCATCCCGCCGGACCGGAGCGGAACGAGGGCGAAGCCGGGGGCGGGGCTCTGGCCCAGTACGCCGTGGACTTCACCGAGGAAGCCCGCAACGGCAAGATCGACCCGGTTTTCGCGCGCGGCCCGGAAATCCGCCTGGTGGTGGACATTCTCGCCCGCCGCCGCAAGAACAATCCCATTCTGGTGGGCGATCCCGGCGTGGGCAAAACCGCCGTGGTGGAAGGACTGGCCCTGAAAATCGTGGAAGGCCACGTGCCCGACTCCCTCAAGGGCGTGCGCATCGTGGGCCTGGACATGGGCCGCCTTCAGGCCGGGGCCAGCGTTAAGGGCGAGTTCGAGCGCCGCCTCAAGGCGGTCATTGACGAGGTCAAATCCGCGCCAGTGCCCACGGTCCTCTTTATCGACGAAGCCCACACCCTGGTGGGATCCGGCAATACGCCGGGCAGCGGCGACGGGGCCAACCTGCTCAAGCCCGCCCTGGCGCGCGGCGAAATGCGCACCATCGCGGCCACCACCTGGAGCGAATACAAGAAATATTTTGAAAAGGACGCGGCCCTGGCCCGGCGCTTCCAGCCGGTCAAACTGGGCGAACCCTCCCTGGCGGACACGGTCACCATCCTGCGCGGCATTGTGCCGCATTATGAAAAGGCGCATCAGGTCTATGTGCGCGACGACGCCGTGATCCGCACGGCCGAGCTGGCGGGCCGCTACATCACCGGCCGCCGGTTGCCGGACAAGGCCATCGACGTGCTGGACACGGCCTGTGCCCGCGTGAAGGTCAGCTTGGGCGCCAAGCCTCCGG is a genomic window containing:
- the tssF gene encoding type VI secretion system baseplate subunit TssF, producing the protein MSFNVYYQDELLALRTLGKEFAQRNPALAPFLDTPGRDPDVERILEGFSFLTGRLRQKLDDELPEITHSLFNLLWPNYLRPIPAASVIRYMPGDNISGAVTIPKGTEVESVETRGLRCRFRTVYDTEILPLRIVDQSVRERDGMASLVLRIAAQGASLENLPLKRLRFFISGEPAIAHTIYFSMVARTREVRVVLHDAKLEEHTAAVLPARESIRAVGFREDEGMYPYPANTFPGYRILQEYFCFPEKFLFVEVSGLERGLNGDRLKTVPGAQEFELHFVLDQLPEQYESFRADNWHLFCTPVVNLFSMDASPLTLDQRQSEYRVVPDPRRPYHYAVYSVDSVGTWGHDDRHSRRYLSFESFEHDTGESGDHAYYRLRLRPSHHDECPETYISIVHTADSAALPQGETISLELTCTNRLLPHELRMGDIRVHADNTPDAVRFANITPVVPSFSPPLEGDILWRLLSNMSLNYVSLTDVSALRAVLAAYDFRARHDRPRARMLEKTLKGMLRIHCSESDRIYGGLPVRGARTRLVLDQRAFCAEGAMYLFGSVLNEFFALYATVNSFHQLTIEEASRGEEYRWPARLGRISL
- the tssG gene encoding type VI secretion system baseplate subunit TssG; this encodes MTSAVPAAPVLEDLTARPGAYAFAQAVRIVARGMRAGGHEPGPDSFRFRVNPELSFPPGDIAALALKAGEREDGPPTAEMVLNLMGLHGAASPLPAYFTEHVAQHQDENEALRDFFDIFHQRLIDLLYETWHKYRYYAQYQSGATDRLSSRFFGLIGLGHADLRRAKSLNWPRLMAYMGLIAFNGESAGSLESILRHYFRHEHIAIVPCIRRWVAVPEDQQTRLGAANDCLNLDFILGSEVPDQTGKFRIRVTDLTWERFNDFLPCGKDFTALQTLVKFVLRSRLDFDLELRLLPDEIRPWRLEEHNQCRLGWSVWAGEGGNGVVTLETDHREL
- the tssE gene encoding type VI secretion system baseplate subunit TssE; this translates as MAGSLFDRLTRGDEGARMSEDESIRLHLLRLLTARQGSVQALPDYGLPDLNDLTLSRAELILETCRAVKKCIQRYEPRLTDVEVSHQALPESLFAMGFRIAALKVGSDGTTVPWQWSISLNGDKVRGGV